From one Streptomyces sp. R41 genomic stretch:
- a CDS encoding type B 50S ribosomal protein L31 has product MRPRIHPVSGPVVFRDRAAGVAFLTRSTAHSARTIEWEDGTSYPLIDVEISSASHPFYTGTSRVVDTAGRVERFERRYGRVASARR; this is encoded by the coding sequence ATGAGGCCCCGTATTCATCCCGTATCCGGGCCGGTCGTCTTCCGTGACCGCGCCGCGGGTGTCGCGTTTCTGACTCGTTCGACCGCGCACTCGGCGAGGACGATCGAGTGGGAGGACGGCACCAGCTACCCGCTGATCGATGTCGAGATCTCGTCGGCGAGCCATCCGTTCTACACCGGGACCTCGCGGGTCGTGGACACCGCCGGCCGTGTGGAGCGCTTCGAGCGTCGCTACGGCCGCGTGGCCTCGGCCCGGCGCTGA
- the rpmG gene encoding 50S ribosomal protein L33 produces MARNSARPVVTLRSTAGTGVTYVTRKNRVNDPDRLVLRKYDPVAGEHVPFREER; encoded by the coding sequence ATGGCACGCAACAGTGCGCGTCCCGTCGTCACGCTGAGGTCGACGGCCGGGACCGGCGTCACCTACGTGACGCGCAAGAACCGTGTGAACGACCCCGACCGGCTCGTACTGCGCAAGTACGACCCGGTGGCCGGCGAGCACGTCCCGTTCCGCGAGGAACGCTGA
- a CDS encoding DUF817 domain-containing protein, whose amino-acid sequence MSMHTIMCGAGMISRQLAWFGWLQARCCAFAVALFAGMAASKLLPPLPVARYDLLLAYGVLLTGVGYVLGWETRREMVVVAVCHILGLAFELVKVRVGSWSCPEPGVAKVAGAPLYGGFMYAAVGSCVCRSWRLFDLTLTGYRARGTAVPAVGLYVNFVSHHWLPDLRLPLGALLLVVTTGTWVHYSVGRRRHRMPLALFFALIGFFLWPAENIATYLGAWTYPYQLHGWEPVSVSKSISWALLISVTFVICGAGRPAPAERGRASSAQGVGTGLTTTKHG is encoded by the coding sequence ATGAGCATGCACACGATCATGTGCGGCGCCGGAATGATCAGTCGGCAGTTGGCCTGGTTCGGATGGCTGCAGGCGCGCTGCTGCGCGTTCGCCGTCGCCCTGTTCGCCGGTATGGCGGCCTCGAAACTCCTCCCTCCGCTGCCGGTGGCGCGCTATGACCTGCTGCTCGCGTACGGCGTCCTGCTCACCGGCGTGGGCTACGTGCTGGGATGGGAGACCAGGCGGGAGATGGTCGTCGTGGCCGTCTGCCACATCCTGGGGCTCGCCTTCGAACTGGTGAAAGTGCGGGTGGGATCGTGGAGCTGTCCCGAACCAGGAGTGGCGAAGGTCGCCGGCGCACCGCTGTACGGAGGCTTCATGTATGCCGCGGTCGGCAGCTGTGTCTGCCGGTCCTGGCGGTTGTTCGACCTGACGCTCACCGGCTACCGAGCCCGCGGTACCGCCGTGCCGGCCGTCGGTCTGTACGTCAACTTCGTGAGCCATCACTGGCTGCCGGACCTTCGCCTGCCACTCGGCGCCCTGCTGCTGGTCGTGACCACAGGGACATGGGTGCACTACTCGGTAGGCAGAAGGCGGCACCGAATGCCACTGGCGCTGTTCTTCGCCTTGATCGGTTTCTTCCTGTGGCCGGCCGAGAACATCGCCACCTATCTCGGGGCCTGGACATACCCGTACCAGCTCCATGGCTGGGAACCGGTCTCGGTGTCGAAGTCGATCTCCTGGGCCTTGCTGATCAGCGTCACCTTCGTCATCTGTGGAGCCGGTCGGCCCGCTCCGGCCGAGCGAGGCCGAGCATCCTCTGCGCAGGGCGTTGGCACCGGCCTGACGACGACGAAGCACGGATGA
- a CDS encoding TIGR03943 family protein, translated as MRHRVQVLLLVLCGLGLLHASLFSDLYLRYVKAGLRPALIASGALLLVLGLLAAVLDGRADAHEPAYDGREGEHEHERDHDRVGGHGHGGHHDHSTTPRIAWLLFLPALSLLLYAPPALGAYTASRANEKAVKEQSRFDRLPATSPLPITLTDFTQRVQQDRERSIEGRSLQMTGFVTPARQGGGWYLTRIIFNCCAADSQSIRIRMYGAPALPHDTWVSVTGTWHPQGTLGTKSAAPALDVRATKRISPPVNAYTDTLPLTPS; from the coding sequence GTGAGACACCGCGTACAAGTACTGCTCCTGGTCCTCTGCGGGCTCGGCCTCCTGCACGCCTCCCTCTTCTCGGACCTGTATCTGCGTTACGTGAAGGCGGGCCTGCGTCCGGCGCTGATCGCCTCCGGCGCACTGCTCCTCGTACTGGGCCTGCTGGCGGCGGTCCTCGACGGACGGGCGGACGCGCACGAGCCCGCGTACGACGGCCGTGAAGGCGAGCACGAGCACGAGCGCGACCACGACCGTGTCGGCGGTCATGGTCATGGCGGTCACCACGACCACTCCACCACGCCCCGGATCGCCTGGCTGCTGTTCCTTCCCGCCCTCAGCCTGCTCCTCTACGCGCCTCCCGCACTCGGCGCGTACACCGCTTCACGGGCCAACGAGAAGGCCGTCAAGGAGCAGAGCCGGTTCGACCGGCTGCCGGCGACCTCGCCGCTGCCCATCACCCTCACGGACTTCACCCAGCGGGTGCAGCAGGACCGGGAGCGGAGCATCGAGGGCCGCAGCCTGCAGATGACGGGTTTCGTCACGCCGGCGCGGCAGGGCGGCGGCTGGTATTTGACCCGGATCATCTTCAATTGCTGCGCCGCGGATTCGCAGTCCATCAGGATCCGGATGTACGGGGCGCCCGCACTGCCCCACGACACCTGGGTCTCCGTCACGGGAACCTGGCACCCGCAGGGCACGCTCGGCACCAAGTCGGCGGCCCCGGCTCTCGACGTCCGCGCCACCAAGCGGATCTCTCCACCGGTGAACGCCTATACGGACACCCTTCCGCTCACACCGTCGTGA
- the ykgO gene encoding type B 50S ribosomal protein L36, with translation MKVRKSLRSLKSEPGAQVVRRRGVVFVVNKKNPRFKARQG, from the coding sequence ATGAAGGTGCGCAAGTCCTTGCGATCGTTGAAGTCCGAGCCCGGGGCGCAGGTGGTCCGCCGGCGGGGCGTGGTCTTCGTCGTCAACAAGAAGAACCCGCGGTTCAAGGCCCGCCAGGGCTGA